One genomic window of Coffea eugenioides isolate CCC68of chromosome 1, Ceug_1.0, whole genome shotgun sequence includes the following:
- the LOC113766296 gene encoding E3 ubiquitin-protein ligase SINAT2-like, giving the protein MDASNSVLHNLLDCPVCMNTMFPPIRQCSNGHALCSNCKSRVNRCPICRDELGNIRCLGLEKLGESLEWPCKYLNVGCRDLLPYSNVINHELTCKFRPYNCPAVGVACPITGDVSFLVNHLKNDHHVNVFNSWTFNNLYTESDPEEVLNNSWKIAVYDCFGYQFSLCFEVFMWGSSQVYIAYMRFMGEPEDAKRFGYRLEVCSSGKSLSWRSIPRSIREPSIRVRESLDGLIIRRDLALFFSDGDKKQLKLAISGYICSITT; this is encoded by the exons ATGGATGCCTCAAATTCAGTGTTGCATAACCTTCTAGATTGTCCTGTGTGCATGAACACAATGTTCCCTCCAATCCGCCAA TGTTCTAATGGCCATGCTTTATGCTCGAATTGCAAGTCTAGAGTTAATCGTTGCCCAATATGCCGCGATGAGTTAGGAAACATACGATGTTTGGGTTTGGAGAAGTTGGGAGAATCACTAGAATGGCCATGCAAGTACCTAAATGTTGGCTGTCGAGACTTGCTCCCTTACAGCAATGTCATCAATCATGAACTCACTTGCAAGTTTAGACCTTACAATTGCCCCGCTGTTGGAGTTGCATGTCCTATAACTGGTGATGTTTCATTCTTAGTCAATCATCTCAAGAATGATCACCATGTTAATGTATTCAATAGTTGGACCTTCAACAACCTTTATACCGAATCAGATCCAGAAGAAGTTCTCAACAATTCATGGAAGATTGCT GTGTATGACTGTTTTGGCTACCAATTCAGCTTGTGTTTCGAGGTATTTATGTGGGGTAGCTCTCAGGTTTATATAGCATACATGCGCTTCATGGGTGAACCAGAGGATGCAAAAAGGTTTGGTTATCGCTTGGAAGTTTGTAGCTCGGGAAAATCCCTGTCGTGGAGAAGCATTCCGAGGAGTATCCGTGAACCCAGCATAAGAGTTCGAGAGAGTTTGGATGGACTGATTATCCGTCGAGACTTGGCTCTCTTTTTTTCTGATGGGGATAAGAAGCAGTTGAAACTAGCCATATCTGGCTATATTTGTTCTATTACAACCTAA
- the LOC113780092 gene encoding histone-lysine N-methyltransferase ASHH3 — MPSMKKNNEEGVIEGIFNKLLKGIGDPMDFELPEWLNRWKPTAYKFIKRNIYLTKRNKRRLEDDGIFCSCSSSTGSSGVCDRDCLCSMLQSSCSSGCKCGNSCLNKPFHQRPAKKMKIVQTEKCGSGIVADEDIKQGEFVIEYVGEVIDDKTCEDRLWKMKHSGETNFYLCEINRDMVIDATYKGNKSRYINHSCCPNTEMQKWRIDGETRIGIFATRDIRKGEHLTYDYQFVQFGADQNCYCGAAGCRQKLGVKPNKPKTPSSDAALEIVACQLAVTSPKVKAFLSTNDVYANGVSSAGVKCDSVVRKYARSCIGEVVRISHSLDKRSFGIVKQFDKSTRKHLIMFEDGTLDFIDMSKVEWELL, encoded by the exons ATGCCCTCAATGAAGAAG AACAATGAAGAAGGCGTTATAGAGGGCATATTCAATAAACTGCTGAAGGGGATTGGAGATCCAATGGATTTTGAACTTCCAGAATGGTTGAATAGATGGAAACCTACAGCTTACAAGTTTATTAAGCGCA ATATATATCTCACGAAGAGGAATAAGAGGCGTCTGGAGGATGATGGCATATTTTGTTCCTGCAGCTCATCAACTGGATCTTCTGGTGTTTGTGATAGGGATTGCCTTTGTAG CATGCTGCAGTCCAGCTGCTCCTCAGGCTGCAAATGTGGGAATTCATGCTTGAATAAGCCATTCCATCAACGCCCTGCAAAGAAGATGAAAATAGTGCAG ACTGAAAAATGTGGATCGGGAATTGTTGCAGATGAAGATATAAAGCAAGGAGAGTTTGTAATCGAATATGTTGGAGAAG TTATAGACGATAAAACGTGTGAAGACAGGCTTTGGAAGATGAAACACAGTGGGGAAACAAATTTTTACTTGTGTGAAATCAATAGAGATATGGTGATTGATGCTACTTACAAAGGAAACAAATCCAGATACATCAATCATAGCTGTTGTCCTAATACGGAAATGCAGAAATG GAGGATTGACGGCGAAACAAGAATTGGCATATTTGCAACACGTGATATCAGAAAGGGCGAGCATTTGACCTATGACTATCA GTTTGTTCAATTTGGTGCAGATCAGAACTGCTACTGTGGTGCTGCAGGCTGTAGACAAAAGCTTGGGGTTAAACCTAACAAGCCAAAAACACCATCTTCAGATGCAGCACTCGAGATAGTAGCCTGTCAGCTTGCTGTGACCTCTCCCAAAGTGAAAGCTTTTCTATCTACAAATGAT GTATATGCAAATGGAGTTTCTTCTGCTG GAGTAAAGTGTGATTCTGTTGTGAGAAAGTATGCTCGGAGTTGCATCGGAGAAGTAGTAAGAATAAGCCACTCTCTCGATAAGAG ATCTTTTGGAATTGTAAAGCAGTTTGATAAAAGCACCAGGAAACACTTG ATAATGTTTGAAGACGGCACTCTTGATTTCATTGACATGTCAAAAGTAGAGTGGGAGCTTTTGTAA